A window of Pseudodesulfovibrio hydrargyri contains these coding sequences:
- the dnaE gene encoding DNA polymerase III subunit alpha — MAEFVHLHVHTEYSLLDGAIRIGDLLSRAKDLGMPAVAITDHGSMYGAVVFYMAARELGIKPIIGCEVYVAPGDVDEVDAHHRKEKGGGYHLVLLAKNQRGYKNLIKIVSEGYLNGFYYKPRVCKNLLKQYSEGLIALSACLAGEVPRKLMNEGLEAGVDMARTYESIFPGNFYLELQDNGIGKQNRLNELLIKCAEETGLPLVATNDCHYLTAEDYEAHDTLLCIQTQTTVDAEKRFRMETKELYFKTPEEMEKSFAHVPEAISNTQRIAEQCNLEIELGNYYFPEYELPEGVSMNEEFDRLCREGLKRRLNTITYEVDEEKYWKRLDYELGVIKEMGFPAYFLIVQDFINWAKDHRIPVGPGRGSAAGSIVAWSLKITNLDPLPYDLLFERFLNVERVSMPDIDVDFCERRRLEVVKYCAQKYGHDRVSQITTFGTMKTKAVIKDVGRALGMTFGETDRIAKLIPDDPAVMAKLLGVEKAKITVPNAVKAVTELDDMVATDPRVAKLIDISTRLEGLCRHASTHAAGVVISNKPMTEYLPLYKGKKGEIVTQFDMKKVEKVGLIKFDFLGLRTMTVIEDCLDIIREQGKKAPDLDTLHLDDPDTFAIFAKGDTDGIFQVESSGMRKYLRMLRPDCFEDIVAMLALYRPGPLGMIGSHGVSMVDEFIMRKHGEIEVTYPHPSLEETLKPTYGVMVYQEQVMATAMVIANYSLGEGDLLRRAMGKKIAEEMAKQRSRFLEGARENEIDDAVANDIFDTMEKFAAYGFNKSHSAAYALISYHTAYLKAHFPVEFMAALMSTEMNNTEKIIMYVNACRDMDIKVRQPDINAGHARFSVKDGEILFAMAAIKNVGEEAINEIAAEREENGPYENIFDFCERVNLRRVTKRVLESLIKAGALDCFSCSRAALLEDLDKAVALGQKKAKEKESGMLNMLDMLGGGEKKESPHTPTCSLCEEFDDREKLTLEKEVLGFFLSGHPLLAYRHDMQRLRTVSLEECKTIPNGTEVRVAVIIPDYKQFITRKGDPMAFCNAEDLTTYGEITMLPNVYAEARELLDADRPLLVQGKIDQRDDQPGPEDAPKSAKILADKVLFLADAAQGSDQPVSLWIGEKNAVDPHLNALKVILQRYPGNTSVNLGIITRESVVNLRLGNGWKVYPGRDFWKEVEAWQNGDAKAYRAEAEAELL; from the coding sequence GTGGCCGAATTCGTTCATCTTCACGTCCATACTGAATACAGCCTGCTCGACGGCGCCATCCGCATCGGGGACCTGCTTTCCCGGGCCAAGGACCTGGGCATGCCTGCGGTGGCCATCACCGACCACGGGTCCATGTATGGGGCCGTGGTCTTCTACATGGCGGCCAGGGAACTGGGCATCAAGCCGATCATCGGCTGCGAGGTGTACGTGGCCCCGGGCGACGTGGACGAGGTGGACGCGCACCATAGGAAGGAAAAGGGCGGCGGCTACCACCTGGTCCTGCTGGCCAAGAACCAGCGCGGCTACAAAAACCTGATCAAGATCGTGTCCGAGGGGTACCTGAACGGCTTCTACTACAAGCCGCGCGTGTGCAAGAACCTGCTGAAGCAGTACTCCGAGGGGCTCATCGCCCTGTCCGCCTGCCTGGCGGGCGAGGTGCCCCGCAAGCTCATGAACGAGGGGCTCGAGGCGGGGGTGGACATGGCCCGGACCTACGAGTCCATCTTCCCCGGCAATTTCTACCTGGAACTCCAGGACAACGGCATCGGCAAGCAGAACCGGCTCAATGAACTGCTCATCAAGTGCGCCGAGGAGACCGGCCTGCCCCTGGTGGCCACCAACGACTGCCACTACCTGACCGCCGAGGACTACGAGGCCCACGACACCCTGCTGTGCATCCAGACCCAGACCACGGTGGACGCGGAAAAGCGCTTCCGCATGGAGACCAAGGAACTCTATTTCAAGACCCCGGAGGAGATGGAAAAGTCGTTCGCCCACGTGCCCGAGGCCATCTCCAACACCCAGCGCATCGCCGAGCAGTGCAACCTCGAGATCGAGCTGGGCAACTACTATTTCCCGGAGTACGAACTGCCCGAGGGCGTGTCCATGAACGAGGAGTTCGACCGGTTGTGCCGGGAGGGCCTCAAGCGCCGCCTGAACACCATCACCTATGAGGTGGACGAGGAGAAATACTGGAAGCGGCTGGACTACGAGCTCGGGGTCATCAAGGAGATGGGCTTCCCGGCCTACTTCCTCATCGTCCAGGACTTCATCAACTGGGCCAAGGACCACCGCATCCCGGTGGGACCCGGCCGAGGCTCGGCCGCCGGGTCCATCGTGGCCTGGTCGCTCAAGATCACCAACCTCGACCCGCTCCCCTACGACCTGCTGTTCGAGCGCTTCCTGAACGTGGAGCGCGTGTCCATGCCCGATATCGACGTGGACTTCTGCGAGCGCCGACGCCTGGAGGTGGTCAAGTACTGCGCCCAGAAGTACGGCCACGACCGGGTCTCCCAGATCACCACCTTCGGGACCATGAAGACCAAGGCGGTGATCAAGGACGTGGGCCGCGCCCTGGGCATGACCTTCGGCGAGACCGACCGCATCGCCAAGCTCATCCCGGACGACCCGGCCGTCATGGCCAAGCTGCTCGGCGTGGAAAAGGCCAAGATCACCGTGCCCAACGCGGTCAAGGCCGTGACCGAGCTGGACGACATGGTCGCCACCGACCCCAGGGTGGCCAAGCTCATCGACATTTCGACGCGCCTCGAAGGGCTGTGCCGCCACGCCTCGACCCACGCGGCGGGCGTGGTCATCTCCAACAAGCCCATGACCGAATACCTTCCTCTCTACAAAGGGAAGAAGGGTGAAATCGTGACCCAGTTCGACATGAAGAAGGTCGAGAAGGTCGGCCTGATCAAGTTCGACTTCCTGGGGCTTAGGACCATGACGGTCATCGAGGACTGCCTGGACATCATCCGCGAGCAGGGCAAGAAGGCCCCGGACCTGGACACCCTGCACCTGGACGACCCGGACACCTTCGCCATCTTCGCCAAGGGCGACACGGACGGCATCTTCCAGGTGGAGTCGTCGGGCATGCGCAAGTACCTGCGCATGCTGCGCCCGGACTGCTTCGAGGACATCGTCGCCATGCTCGCCCTGTACCGGCCGGGCCCCTTGGGCATGATCGGCTCCCACGGCGTGTCCATGGTCGACGAATTCATCATGCGCAAACACGGCGAGATCGAAGTCACCTACCCGCACCCGTCGCTGGAGGAGACCCTCAAGCCGACCTACGGGGTCATGGTCTACCAGGAGCAGGTCATGGCCACGGCCATGGTCATCGCCAACTACAGCTTGGGCGAAGGCGACCTGCTGCGCCGGGCCATGGGCAAGAAGATCGCCGAGGAGATGGCCAAGCAGCGCTCCCGCTTCCTGGAGGGCGCGCGCGAGAACGAGATCGACGACGCGGTGGCCAACGACATCTTCGATACCATGGAGAAGTTCGCGGCCTACGGCTTCAACAAGTCGCACTCCGCGGCCTACGCGCTGATCTCCTACCACACCGCCTATCTCAAGGCCCATTTCCCGGTGGAGTTCATGGCCGCCCTGATGTCCACGGAAATGAACAACACCGAAAAGATCATCATGTACGTCAACGCCTGCCGCGACATGGACATCAAGGTCCGCCAGCCGGACATCAACGCGGGCCATGCGCGCTTTTCGGTCAAGGACGGGGAGATCCTGTTCGCCATGGCGGCCATCAAGAACGTGGGCGAGGAGGCGATCAACGAGATCGCGGCCGAGCGCGAGGAAAACGGGCCGTACGAGAACATCTTCGACTTCTGCGAGCGGGTGAACCTGCGCCGGGTGACCAAGCGGGTCCTCGAATCGCTGATCAAGGCGGGCGCGCTGGACTGCTTCTCCTGCTCCCGGGCGGCCCTGCTCGAGGATCTGGACAAGGCCGTGGCGCTGGGCCAGAAAAAGGCCAAGGAAAAGGAGTCCGGCATGCTCAACATGCTGGACATGCTCGGCGGCGGCGAGAAGAAGGAATCCCCCCACACGCCGACCTGCTCCCTGTGCGAGGAGTTCGACGACCGCGAGAAGCTGACCCTGGAAAAGGAGGTCCTCGGCTTCTTCCTGTCCGGGCACCCGCTGCTGGCCTACCGCCACGACATGCAGCGGCTGCGCACCGTGTCCCTGGAGGAGTGCAAGACCATCCCCAACGGCACCGAGGTCCGGGTGGCCGTGATCATCCCGGACTACAAGCAGTTCATCACCCGCAAGGGCGACCCCATGGCCTTCTGCAACGCCGAGGATCTGACCACCTACGGCGAGATCACCATGCTGCCCAACGTCTACGCCGAGGCGCGCGAACTGCTCGACGCGGACCGCCCCCTGCTGGTCCAGGGCAAGATCGACCAGCGCGACGACCAGCCCGGCCCCGAGGACGCGCCCAAGTCCGCCAAGATCCTGGCCGACAAGGTCCTGTTCCTGGCCGACGCGGCCCAGGGCTCGGACCAGCCGGTCAGCCTGTGGATAGGGGAGAAGAACGCGGTGGACCCGCACCTCAACGCGCTCAAGGTCATCCTCCAGCGCTACCCCGGCAACACCAGCGTGAACCTCGGCATCATCACCCGCGAGTCCGTGGTCAACCTGCGGCTGGGCAACGGCTGGAAGGTCTACCCGGGCCGCGATTTCTGGAAGGAAGTGGAGGCCTGGCAGAACGGCGACGCCAAGGCCTACCGCGCCGAGGCCGAGGCCGAACTCCTGTAA
- a CDS encoding SLC13 family permease: MEPLTDVTAYLWGRLPLILLFVCGYLVYQLMAATRITDGFVAWALRRSKGHPRRVLFYIIAASAALSSFIPNTITVLTLIPVLKRLDRDFAARGVTGMTTVLMCSAIYGAAIGGMGSMIGSPANAVLFAALDLFEVAGRDNLNFFNWFLWSVPLVAAFVFVAWFVAAGLGLPRSARGAVIDVSGPVRSGADARQRYGARLFWLYMGYFVIEAVARENVAGFAAVSPVVSMGFAGLFLYLLFVRGAPAGGGRSGPLLTGRGLLKSVPRRGLIFILALAGLVGVVHWTGLDHRTVVLAGRLLEGDMDPRLLFLLTITAVIFLTEILSNTAVVAAFFTIAFYAAKGHGMDPLPLMIAVGVASTCAFMTPIATTSNALAFGEMKSASLKVMLGLGLALNVLGALLMTGWLSWILPRLY, encoded by the coding sequence GTGGAACCGCTGACGGACGTGACCGCCTACCTGTGGGGCCGCCTGCCCCTGATCCTGCTCTTCGTGTGCGGGTACCTGGTGTACCAGCTCATGGCCGCCACGCGGATCACCGACGGGTTCGTGGCCTGGGCGCTCAGGCGCAGCAAGGGGCATCCGCGCCGGGTTCTGTTTTACATCATCGCGGCCTCGGCCGCGCTATCCTCGTTCATCCCCAACACCATCACGGTGCTGACGCTGATCCCGGTGCTGAAAAGGCTGGACCGCGACTTCGCGGCCCGGGGCGTGACCGGCATGACCACGGTGCTCATGTGCTCGGCCATCTACGGCGCGGCCATCGGCGGCATGGGCTCCATGATCGGCTCGCCCGCCAACGCCGTGCTCTTCGCGGCCCTGGACCTGTTCGAGGTGGCCGGGCGCGACAACCTGAACTTCTTCAATTGGTTCCTGTGGTCCGTGCCCCTGGTGGCGGCCTTCGTCTTCGTCGCCTGGTTCGTGGCCGCCGGGCTGGGGTTGCCGAGGTCGGCGCGCGGCGCGGTCATCGACGTGTCCGGGCCGGTCCGGTCCGGGGCCGACGCCCGCCAGCGCTACGGGGCGAGGCTGTTCTGGCTGTACATGGGCTATTTTGTGATCGAGGCGGTGGCCCGGGAGAACGTGGCCGGGTTCGCGGCCGTGTCGCCCGTGGTCAGCATGGGCTTTGCCGGGCTGTTCCTGTACCTGCTCTTCGTGCGCGGCGCGCCGGCCGGAGGAGGGCGGTCCGGGCCGCTGCTCACCGGGCGGGGGCTGCTCAAGTCCGTGCCGCGCCGGGGGCTGATCTTCATCCTGGCCCTGGCCGGGCTGGTCGGGGTGGTCCACTGGACCGGGCTGGACCACCGGACCGTGGTCCTGGCGGGCAGATTGCTCGAGGGCGATATGGACCCGCGCCTGCTCTTCCTGCTGACCATCACGGCGGTCATCTTCCTGACCGAGATTTTGTCCAACACCGCGGTGGTGGCCGCCTTCTTCACCATCGCCTTCTACGCGGCCAAGGGGCACGGCATGGACCCGCTGCCGCTGATGATCGCGGTGGGCGTGGCCTCCACCTGCGCCTTCATGACTCCCATCGCCACCACCTCCAACGCCCTGGCCTTCGGCGAGATGAAGAGCGCGTCCCTGAAGGTCATGCTCGGCCTGGGGCTGGCGCTCAATGTCCTGGGCGCGCTGCTCATGACCGGCTGGTTGAGCTGGATTCTGCCCCGGCTGTACTGA
- a CDS encoding dimethylarginine dimethylaminohydrolase family protein, with the protein MFTRAITRRPGPEMVDGITSQNLGKPDFELALEQHDVYCRTLADLGLDVTVLGAAPGFPDCCFVEDTAVVCAEVAVLTPLGAPSRQGEQLTIEPELARHKPVVRIVPPALIEGGDVLLVEKTFYVGLSDRTNAAGAAALADAVRPHGYDTVTITCCPSLHFKTDVNYIGNDTILVSPCCDALPELARFKRVVVEDDEAYARNCLYINGTVIVPEGFPKTLAQVRATGVETTVIDVSEFRKLDGGLTCLSLRF; encoded by the coding sequence ATGTTCACTCGCGCCATAACCCGCCGCCCCGGTCCCGAGATGGTCGACGGCATCACTTCCCAGAATCTCGGCAAGCCGGACTTTGAGCTGGCCCTGGAGCAGCACGACGTCTATTGCCGGACCCTGGCCGACCTGGGGCTGGACGTGACCGTGCTTGGGGCCGCGCCCGGCTTTCCGGACTGCTGCTTCGTGGAGGACACCGCCGTGGTTTGTGCCGAGGTGGCCGTGCTCACCCCGCTGGGAGCGCCGTCGCGCCAGGGGGAGCAACTGACCATCGAGCCCGAGCTGGCCAGGCACAAGCCGGTGGTCAGGATCGTTCCGCCCGCGCTCATCGAAGGCGGCGACGTGCTCCTGGTGGAAAAGACCTTCTACGTGGGATTGTCCGACCGGACCAATGCCGCCGGGGCCGCCGCCCTGGCCGACGCGGTCAGGCCGCACGGCTACGACACCGTGACCATCACCTGCTGCCCCAGCCTGCATTTCAAGACCGACGTGAACTACATCGGCAACGACACCATCCTGGTCTCGCCCTGCTGCGACGCCCTGCCCGAGCTCGCCCGCTTCAAACGCGTGGTGGTCGAAGACGACGAGGCGTACGCCCGCAACTGCCTGTACATAAACGGCACGGTCATCGTGCCCGAGGGTTTTCCAAAGACCCTGGCCCAGGTCCGGGCCACCGGCGTCGAGACCACGGTCATCGACGTCTCCGAGTTCCGCAAGCTGGACGGCGGGCTGACCTGCCTGTCTCTGCGGTTTTAG
- a CDS encoding esterase-like activity of phytase family protein — protein MLRYLFLTALLLLSAVQAAQADDVTVEKYDIEIPKEFMVPYTGQYAARFPDGFTIGLGSGMTYVGRAADGSRVFYAITDRGPNADAPKYELNGKATASKMFPAPGFSPSFGAIRVKDGHAVLASLITIKDARGRAVSGRAIPIGSVGATGEVPLDDSLRKLPFDTEGLDTEGIAIDSRDKRYLWICDEYGPFIAKIDGYTGRIVKKYVPGKELPMIVTTRQPNRGMEGIAVTPSGKVLAAVQSVCDVDGNIKKSKATFIRLVLLDPDTGAVKQYAYPHDIQNYAISAHAMIGDLHAISDTKFLLVERGKNADGKGRIPIYLIDLADASDISNIKAGDGKELETVADRNEAEALGVQYVKKTKLLDIKEYGWKPAKAEGVALLPDMRTIAVTSDNDFGMTFKVVDPVNDADGKPVTKAAAYTVDPSGQVKYKGKPVNTHIELSDTGTSSKLWLFHLPKRVSEY, from the coding sequence ATGCTGCGCTATCTCTTTCTGACCGCTTTACTGCTCCTGTCCGCCGTGCAGGCCGCACAGGCCGACGACGTCACCGTGGAAAAATACGACATAGAGATTCCCAAGGAATTCATGGTCCCCTATACCGGGCAGTACGCCGCCCGATTCCCGGACGGATTCACCATCGGCCTGGGCTCGGGCATGACCTACGTGGGCCGGGCCGCCGACGGCTCGCGCGTGTTCTACGCCATCACCGACCGGGGCCCCAACGCCGACGCGCCCAAGTATGAGCTGAACGGCAAGGCCACGGCCAGCAAGATGTTCCCGGCCCCCGGCTTCTCGCCCTCCTTCGGGGCCATCCGGGTCAAGGACGGCCACGCCGTGCTCGCCTCCCTGATCACCATCAAGGACGCCAGGGGCCGGGCCGTCTCCGGCCGGGCCATCCCCATCGGCTCCGTGGGCGCCACCGGCGAAGTGCCCCTGGACGACTCCCTCAGGAAACTGCCCTTCGACACCGAGGGGCTGGACACCGAGGGCATCGCCATCGACAGCAGGGACAAGCGCTACCTGTGGATCTGCGACGAGTACGGCCCGTTCATCGCCAAGATCGACGGCTACACAGGCAGGATCGTCAAGAAGTACGTTCCGGGCAAGGAACTGCCCATGATCGTCACCACCCGCCAGCCCAACCGCGGCATGGAGGGCATCGCCGTGACGCCGAGCGGCAAGGTCCTGGCCGCCGTCCAGTCCGTCTGCGACGTGGACGGCAACATCAAGAAGTCCAAGGCCACCTTCATCCGCCTGGTACTCCTCGACCCGGACACCGGCGCGGTCAAACAGTACGCCTACCCACACGACATCCAGAATTACGCCATCTCGGCCCACGCCATGATCGGCGACCTGCACGCCATATCCGACACCAAGTTCCTCCTGGTGGAACGGGGCAAGAACGCCGACGGCAAGGGACGCATCCCCATCTACCTCATCGACCTGGCCGACGCCTCCGACATCTCGAACATCAAGGCCGGGGATGGCAAGGAGCTGGAGACCGTGGCCGACCGCAACGAGGCCGAGGCACTGGGCGTGCAGTACGTCAAGAAGACCAAGCTCCTCGACATCAAGGAGTACGGCTGGAAGCCGGCCAAGGCCGAGGGCGTGGCCCTGCTGCCCGACATGCGGACCATCGCCGTGACCTCGGACAACGACTTCGGCATGACCTTCAAGGTCGTGGATCCGGTCAACGACGCGGACGGCAAGCCCGTGACCAAGGCCGCGGCCTACACCGTGGACCCGTCCGGCCAGGTCAAATACAAGGGCAAGCCGGTGAACACCCACATCGAACTGTCCGACACCGGCACCAGCTCCAAGCTCTGGCTCTTCCATCTGCCCAAGCGGGTGAGCGAATACTAA
- a CDS encoding AsmA family protein, whose product MNKTLKIGLIIIGALVALFIAACIVLVLTVDPNDYKPQIAEAVKEQTGRELKFEGDISFNFFPWLGLEVGPMALGNAPGFSPSEMVRIKRAEASIRIMPLLSGDVAVGTVVLDGLTLNLARNKRGVANWDDLAKGGDSGKGEAETATGSETPAKSGQPKSLSVQGVEITNANIVYDDMQAGSKTSVNDLSLVIGEVGDKIRFPFELKFHLMLDNPKVDTRPALTGFARFDQEAGSIEVDDMKFSLLNLELTGLLFARSKDDETSFSAEIKLAQASVRELMKQLGMTPPETSDPKVLENLTADLKVNGSDSEATLESLTVKLDQTLITAEGAVKNFKKPAVTVNVNVDGIDADRYLPPKSGSKAESEAAPAEPASAQSAPAGEPDLSALKDLDIKARLTVGKLKAVNLTITDILAAVTARNGQVTADPVSLKLYDGEYTGRGTLNADRPVAAWTEKGQLKNVQAGPLLKDLTGKEQLTGTANAQYDLTGAGLTPDNIKKSVTGTASFAFTDGAIHGVNVAKMLRDTWNRLKGRPVSADEPAKTDFAELLGSAALTNGHIVNKDLLMKSPLLRVNGQGWADLPRNTTDYTATVTVVGTLEGQDGKSIEELKGLPLPVNVKGSLDAPSISLDIKAMGEALFKGTFKQGAKGIEETLKKGLLGGSGQSGSTGTTTDSKTTDKPVNPLRRLFQ is encoded by the coding sequence ATGAACAAGACACTCAAGATAGGACTGATAATCATCGGGGCCCTGGTGGCCCTGTTCATCGCGGCCTGCATCGTCCTGGTGCTGACGGTCGACCCCAACGACTACAAGCCCCAGATAGCCGAAGCGGTGAAGGAACAGACCGGCCGCGAATTGAAGTTCGAGGGCGACATCTCCTTCAACTTCTTCCCCTGGCTCGGGCTTGAGGTCGGGCCCATGGCCCTGGGCAACGCCCCGGGCTTCTCGCCGTCCGAGATGGTCCGCATCAAGCGCGCCGAGGCCTCCATCCGGATCATGCCCCTGCTCTCCGGCGACGTGGCCGTGGGCACCGTGGTCCTGGACGGCCTGACCCTGAACCTGGCCAGGAACAAGCGGGGCGTGGCCAACTGGGACGACCTGGCCAAGGGCGGCGACTCCGGCAAGGGCGAGGCCGAGACCGCCACCGGATCGGAGACGCCCGCCAAGTCCGGCCAGCCCAAATCCCTGTCCGTGCAGGGCGTGGAGATCACGAACGCCAACATCGTCTACGACGACATGCAGGCGGGTTCCAAGACCTCGGTCAACGACCTGAGCCTGGTCATCGGCGAGGTCGGCGACAAGATCCGCTTCCCGTTCGAACTCAAGTTCCACCTCATGCTCGACAACCCCAAGGTCGACACCCGCCCGGCCCTGACCGGATTCGCCCGATTCGACCAGGAGGCGGGGAGCATCGAGGTCGACGACATGAAATTCTCCCTGCTCAACCTCGAACTGACCGGCCTGCTCTTCGCCAGGAGCAAGGACGATGAGACCTCGTTCTCGGCCGAGATCAAGCTGGCCCAGGCCTCGGTGCGCGAGCTCATGAAGCAGCTGGGCATGACCCCGCCCGAAACCAGCGATCCCAAGGTCCTCGAAAACCTGACCGCCGACCTCAAGGTCAACGGCTCGGACAGCGAGGCCACCCTGGAATCCCTGACCGTCAAGCTCGACCAGACACTGATCACCGCAGAGGGCGCGGTCAAGAACTTCAAGAAGCCCGCCGTGACCGTCAACGTCAACGTGGACGGCATCGACGCGGACCGCTACCTGCCGCCCAAATCCGGGTCCAAGGCCGAATCCGAGGCCGCCCCGGCCGAGCCCGCCTCCGCGCAGTCCGCTCCGGCCGGGGAACCCGACCTGAGCGCGCTCAAGGACCTGGATATCAAGGCCCGGTTGACCGTGGGCAAGCTCAAGGCCGTGAACCTGACCATCACCGACATCCTGGCCGCGGTCACCGCCCGCAACGGCCAGGTCACCGCCGATCCGGTGTCCCTGAAGCTCTATGACGGCGAATACACCGGCCGGGGCACACTGAACGCCGACAGGCCCGTGGCCGCATGGACCGAAAAGGGCCAGCTCAAGAACGTCCAGGCCGGGCCGCTGCTCAAGGACCTGACCGGCAAGGAGCAGTTGACCGGCACGGCCAACGCCCAGTACGACCTCACGGGCGCGGGGCTGACCCCGGACAACATCAAGAAGTCCGTCACCGGCACCGCGTCCTTCGCCTTCACCGACGGCGCGATCCACGGCGTGAACGTGGCCAAGATGCTCCGCGACACGTGGAACCGCCTCAAGGGCCGCCCCGTGTCCGCCGACGAACCGGCCAAGACCGACTTCGCCGAACTGCTCGGCTCCGCCGCCCTGACCAACGGGCACATCGTCAACAAAGACCTGCTCATGAAGTCCCCGCTGCTGCGCGTCAACGGCCAGGGCTGGGCCGACCTGCCCAGGAACACCACGGACTACACCGCCACGGTCACCGTGGTCGGCACCCTGGAAGGCCAGGACGGCAAATCCATCGAGGAGCTCAAGGGCTTGCCCCTGCCCGTCAACGTCAAGGGCAGCCTGGACGCCCCGTCCATCTCCCTGGACATCAAGGCCATGGGCGAGGCCCTGTTCAAGGGCACCTTCAAGCAGGGCGCCAAGGGCATCGAGGAGACCCTCAAAAAGGGCCTTTTGGGCGGCTCCGGGCAGTCCGGCTCCACCGGGACCACCACCGACTCCAAGACCACGGACAAGCCCGTGAACCCGCTCAGGCGGCTGTTCCAATAG
- a CDS encoding DUF4197 domain-containing protein: MMPKHPVLPILPLLLALALPWAAIPASAGWGDTLKAAGDAGAKAAGLSVTPSQIEGAFRELLSLGADSAVKSLSQDGGFSRLAATSLSLPDSYRKVAETVAPDLLANLNTAAEAAVPAIGELFQKTIKTMEFANPTGLLSGRNDAVTSYFEQSARPGLTENAAPLIRSALEESGAGTAVSAAQKLSALTGTDFDPVGYLTDKTLDSMFLYMAKTEQDVRSGDMAVTSELLQKVF; this comes from the coding sequence ATGATGCCCAAACATCCCGTTCTCCCCATTCTCCCCCTGTTGCTCGCGCTGGCCCTGCCCTGGGCCGCTATCCCCGCGTCCGCCGGATGGGGCGACACCCTCAAGGCCGCCGGTGACGCCGGAGCCAAGGCCGCCGGGCTGTCCGTAACCCCGTCCCAGATCGAGGGGGCCTTCCGCGAACTGCTCTCGCTGGGCGCTGACTCCGCCGTGAAATCCCTGTCCCAGGACGGCGGATTCTCCCGGCTGGCGGCCACTTCCCTGTCCCTTCCGGACAGCTACCGAAAGGTTGCCGAAACCGTGGCCCCGGACCTGCTCGCCAACCTGAACACGGCGGCCGAAGCGGCTGTCCCGGCCATCGGCGAGTTGTTCCAAAAGACCATCAAGACCATGGAGTTCGCCAATCCAACCGGGCTGCTCTCGGGCAGAAACGACGCCGTGACCAGCTATTTCGAACAGAGCGCGCGGCCCGGCCTGACCGAGAACGCGGCCCCGCTGATCCGATCCGCCCTGGAAGAGTCCGGAGCGGGCACGGCCGTCAGCGCCGCGCAAAAGCTTTCCGCCCTGACCGGAACGGACTTCGATCCGGTGGGCTACCTGACCGACAAAACCCTGGACTCCATGTTCCTGTACATGGCCAAGACCGAACAGGACGTCCGCTCGGGCGACATGGCCGTGACCAGCGAACTTCTGCAAAAAGTCTTCTAG
- a CDS encoding DUF1786 domain-containing protein, with the protein MTTTLCLDIGSGTQDVLLYSPDREIENCPKFVLPSPALQIGRRIDRLRMRGEPIWLHGSNMGGGVTRFINAHLKAGLKVATSEGAAYTMADDLTRVTDMGIDMAEACPDGFTPVRLTDFDETWWRRFFDAAELPWPDRIAACAQDHGFHPGQSNRMGRFKLWQTMLGEGEGRPEALVYRTPPAMLTRLTDLQRDIGGGPVADTGAAAVLGALYVDGIERLSFERGITLVNIGNSHLIAFLLYAGRIHGVYEQHTGCVDGEKLWADLAAFRSGCLSFEQVFDDKGHGCLCLDLPAEADGFAPTFVIGPRRAMLEGYDVDFPSPGGDMMLAGCFGLIKGLAMER; encoded by the coding sequence GTGACAACCACACTCTGCCTCGACATCGGCAGCGGCACGCAGGACGTGCTGCTGTACTCCCCGGACAGGGAGATAGAAAACTGTCCCAAGTTCGTCCTCCCCTCCCCGGCCCTGCAGATCGGCCGCCGCATCGACAGGCTGCGTATGCGCGGCGAGCCCATCTGGCTGCACGGCAGCAACATGGGCGGCGGCGTGACCCGGTTCATCAACGCCCATCTCAAGGCCGGGCTCAAGGTGGCCACGAGCGAGGGCGCGGCCTACACCATGGCCGACGACCTGACGCGGGTGACCGACATGGGCATCGATATGGCCGAGGCGTGTCCGGACGGCTTCACCCCGGTCCGGCTGACCGACTTCGACGAAACGTGGTGGCGCCGCTTCTTCGACGCCGCCGAACTGCCCTGGCCCGACCGCATCGCGGCCTGCGCCCAGGACCACGGCTTCCACCCCGGCCAGTCCAACCGCATGGGCCGGTTCAAGCTGTGGCAGACCATGCTCGGCGAGGGCGAGGGCCGCCCCGAGGCCCTGGTCTACCGCACGCCGCCCGCCATGCTCACCCGCCTTACGGACCTGCAGCGGGACATCGGCGGCGGGCCCGTGGCCGACACCGGCGCGGCCGCCGTGCTCGGCGCGCTGTACGTGGACGGGATCGAGCGACTGAGTTTCGAGCGCGGCATCACGTTGGTCAACATCGGCAATTCGCACCTGATCGCCTTTCTGCTCTACGCCGGGCGCATCCACGGCGTGTACGAACAGCACACCGGATGCGTGGACGGCGAAAAGCTGTGGGCCGATCTGGCGGCCTTCCGCAGCGGCTGCCTTTCGTTCGAACAGGTCTTCGACGACAAGGGCCACGGCTGCCTCTGCCTGGACCTGCCCGCCGAGGCGGACGGGTTCGCGCCCACCTTCGTCATCGGCCCGCGCCGGGCCATGCTGGAGGGATATGACGTGGACTTCCCCTCCCCGGGCGGCGACATGATGCTGGCCGGCTGTTTCGGACTGATAAAGGGCCTCGCCATGGAGCGGTAA